Proteins found in one Candidatus Afararchaeum irisae genomic segment:
- a CDS encoding NAD+ synthase, producing the protein MERETETPSTDTAEAVDTITDFITSKVEEAGADGVVVGLSGGIDSTASAAVAVEALGEEAVVGMVMPGEPSDEHNIRDAHRIADSLGIEKKEVNIEPVVESFVDSVEYEPKKEAVGNVRARSRMVFEYLEANQRDLLVLGTGNRTELLIGYFTKYGDGAVDILPLGGLYKSEVRDVARHLGVDEHFVEKTPTAGLWEGQTDESELGATYDTIDDVLRCLVDRGLSVGETADEVDVEVETVERFEKMYEASAHKRSPPPYPGFGRRRN; encoded by the coding sequence ATGGAGAGAGAGACAGAGACACCGAGTACCGACACCGCCGAGGCGGTCGACACCATAACCGACTTCATCACGAGTAAGGTAGAAGAGGCGGGAGCCGACGGCGTCGTAGTCGGACTCAGCGGGGGGATAGACTCGACTGCGTCGGCGGCTGTGGCTGTCGAGGCTCTCGGAGAGGAGGCTGTCGTCGGAATGGTGATGCCGGGTGAGCCGAGCGACGAACACAACATACGTGACGCACACAGAATCGCTGACAGCCTCGGTATAGAGAAGAAGGAGGTGAACATAGAGCCCGTCGTCGAGTCCTTCGTCGACTCGGTCGAGTACGAACCCAAGAAGGAGGCGGTCGGAAACGTCCGCGCGAGGTCACGTATGGTCTTCGAGTACCTCGAAGCCAACCAGAGGGATCTCCTCGTTCTTGGAACCGGAAACCGGACTGAGCTTCTGATAGGCTACTTCACGAAGTACGGCGACGGAGCCGTCGACATACTCCCACTCGGAGGTCTGTATAAGTCGGAGGTCAGGGACGTAGCAAGACATCTCGGTGTCGACGAGCACTTCGTCGAGAAGACTCCCACAGCGGGTCTCTGGGAGGGACAGACAGACGAGTCGGAGCTAGGCGCGACCTACGACACGATAGACGACGTCCTGAGATGTCTCGTCGATAGAGGTCTATCCGTCGGGGAGACAGCCGACGAGGTAGATGTAGAGGTCGAGACTGTCGAGAGGTTTGAGAAGATGTACGAGGCTTCGGCGCATAAGAGATCGCCGCCGCCGTACCCCGGCTTCGGAAGGAGAAGGAACTAG